A segment of the Deltaproteobacteria bacterium GWA2_45_12 genome:
CACACGTCGAATCAAATCATCAATCGTCAAAGCCCACTGATTTAAATTATCAGCCTGTTTTTCTTTAAGACTGACAAAATCATCAGCAATATTTAAGGCAGCCAGAATGGCAACATTGGCTGTTGAGATAGCCTTGTTCTGAGAAACAATCTCATGCATTTTTCTGTTTACATAATCAGAAACCTTTTTCACATGCTTTTCAGTGGCTTCACTTTTGATGTTAAACTTTTGATTCAAAATGGTTAGATCGTAGGATTTTTTTTCTGTCATGGGGAAATTCCTATAATTTTGCTTGTCCTTCAAGTCAAGAAAAATCACCAAAAATTAGGATGTTAACCAAAAAGCCTCAATTGGAACATGACATTATTTTATTAATGTCAATTATCCAACTATCTCCAAATAAGAACTAATCTTTTTCAATCAAGCGCCATCCACGCAAGGGAATCCCCGCTAATGCATAGGGGCCAAAGTGAGTGCAAATAATTGTTTTGGTGGTCAACCCCACTTTTTCACACATGCGTCTTATCTGGCGTTGGCGTGATTCAATCATGCTCCACTCAAACCATGTTGAAAGGGGATTTTCTTGGGCAAATTTTATGGAAACAGGTTGGGTCCTGCGACCATCCAATTCAAACCCTTGTTGTAAGCGGGCAAGCTGGCGATCATTGGGTTTAGGAGTCACTTTCACATCAAAAACCCTTCTTATCTCCGCTTGGGGATTTTGATATTTTGCAACAAGGCTTGCATCATTGGTTAAAACCACCAACCCCTCGGCATCATAATCAAGCCTTCCCAGCGGCTTAAAAGAGGCAAATTTTTTGGGCAAAAAATCGTAAACAGCTGAGCGTTCAAGTTCATCATTTGAAGACACCACACATTTTTTGGGTTTATGAAAAAGAATGATTTGGACTGTTTGGTGAAGATTGAGTTTTTCTCCTTTGACAGAAATCTTGGCTGTGGAGGAATCCACTTTTGTCCCGAGCACGGTTACTTTTTTACCGTTTACAAATACATGCCCCTGCTTCATCAGCATTTCGGCTTCACGACGAGAATACAGCCCTGTTTGACCAATCAGTTTTTGAAGACGTTCAAGAGGCATGAAAATAGTAAGATGGTTCGACCACCGCATAGCGGGGTCCCGTTTACGGGACGGGGCTCATGTCCATGTAAGGGCAATTCATGAATTGCCCTTACAAAAATAGGACACCCTGAGCTAAGTCGAAGGGTCACTCTCATCTTCAACAAAGATATCTTTTTCCAGATCACGGATGCTTTTGATGGAAGATTCAAGTTCATCAATAAGGGCACTTGATTCCAAATCAAGAGCTTCCATAGCCGTACTTTCGGCCGTAAAATCATCTTCTATAGGAACCGATTTTTCTTCGGAAGAAGCTTGGGGCTCTATCGTTTCCAAATCTTTAAGTGTAGGCAAATCCGAGAGCGATTTAAGGCTGAAAATTTCCAAGAATGTTTTGGTGGTTCCATACATGATGGGCTTACCCAGTTCTTCACTGCGGCCCACAATGCGCACCAGATCACGATCGAGCAATGTCTTGATCACACCGCCACTGTCGACGCCTCGAATCTCTTCAATCTTTTGGCGGGTGGCAGGTTGTTGGTAGGCCACAATGGCTAAAGTTTCCATGCTGGGATTGGACAAGCGGGCTTTGGGAATCTTTTGGAGATTCTTTAAAAAAGAACCCACATGAGCCTTGGTACGAAATTGGAAACCTCCTGCCACTTCCACCAACTCAAAACCA
Coding sequences within it:
- a CDS encoding SMC-Scp complex subunit ScpB — encoded protein: MEKTQIKSIIEALLFVSPEPLSTSDLRKLLKTEPKETAKIEDSVEKASGEAIPEAEGIEQNAEEREEADPLAQLKEAQSQMEMEVSLGDIKDALSELSCEYQMSADRGFELVEVAGGFQFRTKAHVGSFLKNLQKIPKARLSNPSMETLAIVAYQQPATRQKIEEIRGVDSGGVIKTLLDRDLVRIVGRSEELGKPIMYGTTKTFLEIFSLKSLSDLPTLKDLETIEPQASSEEKSVPIEDDFTAESTAMEALDLESSALIDELESSIKSIRDLEKDIFVEDESDPST